The Pseudomonadota bacterium DNA segment AGAATTTCATCAACTGTGCCGGTAAAGTTCGCGAATGCCCCTTCGGTAACCCTGACATTTTCCCCAACCTCAAAAGCGATTTTGGGCTTGGGCTTCATCTCCCCTTCAGCAATTCGATTCAAAAGAGACTGAGCTTCCTCATCTGAAATCGAGCGAGGGGACTGCCCTCCACCGACAAAACCGGTCACCTTGGGAGTATCCTTCACTACATGCCAGGTCTCATCGTTAAGTTCCATCTTAACCAGCACATAACCGGGAAAGAACT contains these protein-coding regions:
- the nusG gene encoding transcription termination/antitermination protein NusG codes for the protein MAKKWYVIHAYSGYENKVKHSLEERIKLFNVEDSFDEVVVPTEQVLEMVRGKKRTIQRKFFPGYVLVKMELNDETWHVVKDTPKVTGFVGGGQSPRSISDEEAQSLLNRIAEGEMKPKPKIAFEVGENVRVTEGAFANFTGTVDEILLDKGKVRVLVSIFGRPTPIEIEFSQVEKI